The Setaria italica strain Yugu1 chromosome IX, Setaria_italica_v2.0, whole genome shotgun sequence genome has a window encoding:
- the LOC101773121 gene encoding protein HOTHEAD — MLGAAQRYNFRFVRHARDAPLVSYYNYIIVGGGTAGCPLAATLSEHSRVLLLERGGLPYGNRNVSSEYHFADALADTSPLSPAQRFVSEDGVVNARARVLGGGSCLNAGFYTRASSGYVGAAGWDHRLVNASYRWVERALVFRPGVPRWQCALREGLIEAGITPDNGYTLEHVPGTKIGGTIFDRRGRRHTAADFLRKAHPRRLTVFLHATVSRVLFRRVEGVANPVAYGVVFTDPVGVQHHVYLRRGGAKNEVILAAGTLGSPQLLMLSGVGPRLHLEKHGIRTVHDQPGVGQGVADNPMNSVFVPSPIPVAHSLVQVVGVTRFGSFIEGVSGSQFGIPLHGRGAARRAARNFGMFSPMTGQLGTVPPRERTPEAMRRAAEVMRRLDRRAFRGGFILEKILGPLSTGHIELRSTDAHANPAVTFNYFRDPRDVERCVRGIEAIQRVVRSRAFSRFTYANHTAMEAVFRRAAGTAYFPVNLLPRHPRDTRPLHQYCRETVMTIWHYHGGCHVGGVVDRDYRVIGVRGLRVIDSSTFKYSPGTNPQATVMMLGRYMGLRILKERWIRKGAEDKH, encoded by the exons ATGTTGGGTGCAGCGCAACGGTACAACTTCAGGTTCGTGCGGCACGCGCGGGACGCGCCGCTGGTGTCCTACTACAACTACATCATCgtgggcggcggcacggcgggctGCCCGCTGGCGGCCACGCTGTCGGAGCACTCGCGCGTGCTCCTCCTGGAGCGGGGCGGCCTCCCCTACGGCAACCGCAACGTGTCCAGCGAGTACCACTTCGCCGACGCGCTGGCCGACACCTCCCCGCTGTCACCGGCGCAGCGCTTCGTCTCCGAGGACGGCGTCGTCAACGCCCGCGCGCGCGTGCTCGGCGGCGGGAGCTGCCTCAACGCCGGCTTCTACACCCGCGCCAGCAGCGGCTACGTGGGCGCCGCCGGCTGGGACCACCGCCTCGTCAACGCGTCCTACCGCTGGGTGGAGCGCGCGCTCGTGTTCCGCCCGGGCGTGCCGCGGTGGCAGTGCGCGCTGCGGGAGGGACTCATCGAGGCTGGCATCACGCCCGACAACGGCTACACGCTCGAGCACGTCCCCGGGACCAAGATCGGCGGCACCATCTTCGACAGGAGGGGCCGCCGCCACACCGCCGCCGACTTCCTCCGGAAAGCCCACCCCAGGCGCCTCACCGTCTTCCTGCACGCCACCGTCTCACGGGTCCTCTTCAGGCGTGTTG AGGGGGTGGCGAACCCTGTGGCGTACGGTGTGGTGTTCACGGACCCGGTGGGCGTGCAGCACCACGTGTACCTGCGGCGGGGAGGCGCCAAGAACGAGGTGATCCTGGCGGCGGGGACGCTGGGGAGCCCGCAGCTGCTGATGCTGAGCGGCGTCGGCCCGCGGCTGCACCTGGAGAAGCACGGCATCCGCACCGTCCATGACCAGCCGGGCGTCGGGCAGGGCGTGGCCGACAACcccatgaactcggtgttcgtGCCGTCCCCCATCCCCGTCGCGCACTCCCTCGTCCAGGTCGTCGGCGTCACCCGCTTCGGCAGCTTCATCGAGGGCGTCAGCGGCTCGCAGTTCGGCATCCCGCtccacggccgcggcgccgcccgccgcgccgcccgaaACTTCGGCATGTTCTCGCCCATG ACTGGGCAGCTGGGCACGGTCCCGCCGAGGGAGCGGACGCCGGAGGCGatgcggcgcgcggcggaggtgaTGCGGCGGCTGGACAGGCGCGCGTTCCGCGGCGGCTTCATCCTGGAGAAGATCCTTGGCCCGCTGTCGACGGGGCACATCGAGCTGCGGTCGACGGACGCGCACGCGAACCCGGCGGTGACCTTCAACTACTTCCGGGACCCGCGGGACGTGGAGCGGTGCGTGCGGGGCATCGAGGCCATCCAGCGGGTGGTGCGGTCGCGGGCCTTCTCCCGCTTCACCTACGCCAACCACACCGCCATGGAGGCCGtcttccgccgcgccgccgggacGGCATACTTCCCGGTGAACCTGCTGCCGCGGCACCCCAGGGACACGCGCCCGCTGCACCAGTACTGCAGGGAGACGGTGATGACCATCTGGCACTACCACGGCGGGTGCCACGTCGGGGGCGTCGTGGACAGGGACTACCGAGTCATCGGCGTCCGGGGGCTGCGCGTCATCGACAGCTCCACCTTCAAGTACTCGCCGGGCACCAACCCGCAGGCCACTGTCATGATGCTCGGCAG GTACATGGGGCTGAGAATTCTGAAGGAGCGGTGGATCAGGAAGGGAGCCGAGGACAAGCATTAG